One segment of Buteo buteo chromosome 6, bButBut1.hap1.1, whole genome shotgun sequence DNA contains the following:
- the LOC142031758 gene encoding LOW QUALITY PROTEIN: uncharacterized protein LOC142031758 (The sequence of the model RefSeq protein was modified relative to this genomic sequence to represent the inferred CDS: inserted 2 bases in 1 codon; deleted 1 base in 1 codon; substituted 1 base at 1 genomic stop codon), translated as MSDSRIAHLGKEALFDFLEKHKARPSVLGIDWGQGNWYNPQSVVDRMVALQKDARVRSGKGKAIVCAVLGASLAAAVEDTDCHLTAESQIIESLQNLVQSLMGQVAGLKAQLEAEKNQVKHLQIALKEQLLVGTVREEIPPRSEIGYPFKDLQAAKERVEKLELPSLQLLVKTEYTYDDEQDQCPQVTTKEVPCTVTELAKLKNEFGQTPKESETEYVXRVSLSGRGADQVLLSEKEVEGYWGPGVFLTTGNHRAPWSLTQRAAYWAGGSNPSEMGEPLAITGTVDQLVESVQKAACLQVMYDRKLEPRQESPMMMSVDPERMTPLIRGLPDSLKPISIQLQEKIQAMPQGESVXAASGGFMPDQHRSLPDKKMWTWGEVAQELINYRRKYGPVNPPATKTDSRGLRWAEVEIVLCPGSDERTPLAKPPGGRDIPNKRNILWAWGYQKGIPRDLMPPKAIGKLDPSPFGGEQGGESWMYIRQLTENSRVDLLITGIVGPRQVPVTFLVDTGTHISAIKTKDSANCRITPSKQRLFVADTFGIVQPQVLAVVSLRLLGEDSATTVTMVVGEFPLNLLGLKVLKGKTWTDNKGRQWSFGSLTIDIRLLETVPLLPPSKLTNVKPYPIPLGAREGIAPVLEDLKGQGIVIPTHSPFNSLVWPVEKPNGKWRLTVDYCRFNVNTDPLTAAVPNIAEFIATIQEQAHPIMATVDVKDMVFYGPPAKRGSRPLCIYLGGSAIYFYPTPTRV; from the exons ATGAGTGATAGCAGAATTGCCCATTTGGGGAAAGAAgctttgtttgattttttagaaaaacataaagCGCGACCCTCTGTGCTTGGGATAGACTGGGGTCAGGGAAATTGGTATAATCCGCAGAGCGTTGTTGATCGAATGGTCGCTTTACAGAAAGATGCTAGAGTGCggtcagggaaaggaaaagcaattgtCTGTGCCGTTCTTGGTGCCAGCCTGGCCGCAGCAGTGGAGGATACAGATTGCCACCTCACTGCAGAATCTCAAATTATTGAATCCCTCCAAAATCTTGTTCAGTCCCTTATGGGACAAGTGGCGGGATTAAAAGCACAActtgaagcagaaaagaacCAAGTGAAACATTTGCAAATTGCTCTTAAGGAGCAGCTCCTCGTGGGTACTGTCCGTGAGGAAATTCCTCCAAGATCAGAAATTGGCTACCCCTTTAAGgacctgcaggcagcaaaagAGAGAGTGGAGAAGTTAGAGCTGCCTTCATTGCAACTTTTAGTCAAAACTGAATATACTTATGATGATGAGCAGGACCAGTGTCCTCAAGTTACAACTAAAGAGGTCCCCTGTACTGTCACTGAGTTGGCAAAACTAAAAAATGAATTTGGCCAAACCCCTAAGGAGTCAGAAACGGAGTATGTGTAGAGGGTATCGTTgtcg gggcggggggccgaCCAGGTTCTGTTAAGTGAAAAGGAGGTGGAAGGGTATTGGGGACCGGGAGTGTTTTTAACTACTGGGAATCACCGTGCCCCCTGGTCTTTAACCCAACGGGCAGCCTATTGGGCAGGGGGTTCAAACCCCTCGGAGATGGGGGAGCCCCTCGCGATTACGGGGACTGTTGATCAATTAGTGGAGAGTGTGCAAAAGGCAGCTTGTCTGCAGGTGATGTATGATCGAAAATTGGAGCCTAGGCAGGAGTCCCCAATGATGATGTCAGTGGATCCTGAGCGAATGACTCCCCTTATACGGGGACTCCCTGATTCTCTGAAACCCATTAGTATacaattacaagaaaaaatacaggCGATGCCCCAGGGCGAGAGTGT GGCTGCTTCAGGAGGATTCATGCCTGATCAGCACCGCAGCCTCCCAGATAAGAAAATGTGGACCTGGGGAGAAGTGGCCCAGGAATTAATTAATTACAGGCGGAAGTATGGTCCTGTTAACCCTCCAGCCACCAAAACAGACTCCAGGGGCTTGAGGTGGGCTGAAGTAGAAATAGTTCTGTGCCCTGGGAGTGATGAGAGAACACCCCTTGCTAAACCGCCAGGGGGGAGAGATATCCCGAACAAACGTAATATACTGTGGGCGTGGGGATACCAGAAGGGGATTCCGCGTGACTTAATGCCACCCAAAGCCATCGGAAAACTAGATCCTTCTCCTTTCGGTGGTGAGCAGGGGGGCGAAAGTTGGATGTATATTAGACAACTCACTGAAAACAGCCGGGTTGATTTACTAATTACAGGTATTGTGGGGCCAAGACAAGTCCCAGTCACCTTTTTGGTAGATACTGGAACTCATATTTCAGCTATTAAAACCAAAGACTCTGCTAACTGCAGAATTACACCCTCCAAACAGCGGCTTTTTGTGGCAGATACATTCGGCATTGTTCAGCCACAGGTATTAGCAGTGGTCAGCCTGCGTTTGCTGGGAGAAGATAGTGCCACTACAGTGACAATGGTGGTGGGGGAGTTTCCACTTAACCTTTTAGGACTCAaagttttaaagggaaaaaccTGGACTGATAATAAAGGGAGACAGTGGTCATTTGGCTCTCTCACAATAGATATTCGGCTGTTAGAAACCGTGCCACTGCTTCCCCCTTCAAAGCTTACAAATGTTAAGCCCTACCCGATACCCTTGGGGGCCAGAGAGGGAATAGCCCCTGTGTTAGAGGACTTAAAGGGACAGGGTATCGTGATTCCAACCCATTCTCCTTTTAACTCCCTGGTGTGGCCAGTGGAAAAACCTAATGGCAAGTGGAGATTAACTGTAGATTATTGCAGATTTAATGTAAATACTGATCCATTGACAGCTGCGGTACCAAATATTGCTGAGTTTATAGCTACAATCCAGGAACAAGCCCACCCTATTATGGCAACAGTGGATGTTAAAGATATGGTTTTTTATGGTCCCCCTGCAAAGAGAGGATCAAGACCACTTTGCATTTACTTGGGAGGGTCAGCAATTTACTTTTACCCAACTCCCACAAGGGTATAA